In Citrus sinensis cultivar Valencia sweet orange chromosome 2, DVS_A1.0, whole genome shotgun sequence, a single genomic region encodes these proteins:
- the LOC107175675 gene encoding loganic acid O-methyltransferase-like encodes MNGWDGERIAPDPVRVNGGDDTFSYKKNSYYQRLAADAVKEKIVDAITRNLNVCELSSASNIIRLADLGCAVGSNTINAMQDVLEVIKNKYHSQCPSSKLPEFQVFFNDKTSNDFNTLFTSLPQQREYYSAGVPGSFHHRLFPQSSIHFAHCSYALHWLSKVPEELLDENSPAWNKGRIHYTNAAEEVVNAYASQFAKDMENFLNARAEEIVSGGMMVIIMPGIPYGMPYSHLTNGVMYDLMATIFMELANEVSFHLLL; translated from the exons ATGAACGGCTGGGATGGCGAAAGAATTGCACCAGATCCGGTCCGGGTGAATGGTGGAGATGATACTTTTagctacaagaaaaattcctACTATCAG AGACTAGCCGCTGATgctgtaaaagaaaagattgtTGATGCAATAACAAGAAATCTAAATGTATGTGAGCTCTCTTCTGCTTCAAATATAATTCGTCTTGCAGATTTGGGATGTGCGGTGGGTTCAAATACAATAAATGCCATGCAAGATGTGCTAGAAGTTATCAAAAACAAGTATCATTCTCAATGCCCTTCATCAAAATTACCCGAATTTCAAGTATTCTTCAACGACAAAACATCAAACGATTTCAACACTCTGTTCACATCTCTCCCTCAGCAAAGGGAATACTATTCGGCAGGAGTGCCGGGCTCTTTTCACCATCGCCTGTTTCCTCAATCTTCTATCCATTTTGCGCATTGCTCGTATGCTCTTCATTGGCTCTCTAAGGTGCCGGAAGAGTTGCTGGATGAGAATTCTCCGGCGTGGAACAAAGGGAGAATTCATTACACGAATGCTGCGGAGGAGGTGGTAAATGCTTATGCATCTCAATTTGCTAAGGACATGGAGAATTTTCTGAATGCTAGAGCTGAAGAGATTGTGAGTGGAGGAATGATGGTGATAATCATGCCGGGTATTCCATATGGGATGCCTTATTCTCACCTCACAAACGGTGTTATGTATGATCTTATGGCAACCATTTTCATGGAATTGGCAAACGAGGTGAGTTTTCACTTATTATTATGA